A single genomic interval of Celeribacter indicus harbors:
- a CDS encoding deoxyguanosinetriphosphate triphosphohydrolase: MLKPYASQPGETRGRLHAEKLSTFRSPWQRDRDRIIHSSAFRRLKHKTQVFVEHEGDYYRTRLTHSIEVAQVARTIAGVLGLNEGLAEAVALAHDLGHSPFGHTGEDALELLMAPYGGFDHNAQALRIVTKLEKHYADFDGLNLTWESLEGIAKHNGPIVGPYADKKKHPEDAPLPYALEEVNAQFDLELHTFASAEAQVAAIADDVAYNHHDLHDGLRAGLFTAEDLMELPLTGPAYEEVDREYPGLEANRRDHEALRRIFGYMVEDVIAIATNRLESAKPETAQDIRDMDRTIIRFSKPFYQNLKVIKSFLFKRMYRAPSVVRERRRVTMMVNTLFPLFMQKPELLPQEWRQEVDAVQSDTELARLVLDYVAGMTDRFAIQEYKRLCT; this comes from the coding sequence ATGCTGAAACCCTATGCAAGCCAGCCGGGCGAGACCCGCGGACGGCTTCACGCCGAGAAACTTTCCACCTTCCGCTCGCCCTGGCAGCGGGACCGGGACCGGATCATCCATTCCTCCGCCTTTCGGCGGCTCAAGCACAAGACGCAGGTCTTCGTCGAGCACGAGGGGGATTATTACCGCACGCGGCTCACCCATTCGATCGAGGTGGCGCAGGTCGCGCGGACGATCGCCGGTGTGCTCGGGCTGAACGAGGGCCTCGCGGAGGCGGTGGCGCTCGCGCACGATCTGGGCCATTCGCCCTTCGGCCATACCGGCGAGGACGCGCTGGAACTGCTGATGGCGCCCTATGGCGGGTTCGATCACAATGCCCAGGCCCTCAGGATCGTGACGAAGCTCGAGAAGCACTATGCCGATTTCGACGGGCTGAACCTCACCTGGGAGAGCCTCGAGGGCATCGCGAAGCACAACGGGCCGATCGTGGGGCCCTATGCGGACAAGAAGAAACATCCCGAGGACGCGCCGCTGCCCTATGCGCTGGAGGAGGTGAACGCGCAATTCGATCTCGAGCTGCACACCTTTGCCTCCGCCGAGGCGCAGGTCGCGGCCATCGCCGACGACGTGGCCTATAACCATCACGACCTGCACGACGGGCTGCGCGCCGGGTTGTTTACCGCCGAGGATCTCATGGAACTGCCGCTGACGGGACCGGCCTATGAGGAGGTCGACCGGGAGTATCCGGGGCTCGAGGCGAACCGGCGCGATCACGAGGCGCTGCGGCGCATCTTCGGCTACATGGTCGAGGACGTGATCGCCATCGCCACCAACCGGCTGGAGAGCGCAAAGCCGGAGACCGCGCAGGACATCCGCGACATGGACCGCACGATCATCCGGTTCTCGAAACCGTTCTACCAGAACCTTAAGGTAATAAAATCTTTTCTTTTCAAGCGAATGTACCGCGCTCCTTCGGTGGTGCGCGAACGCAGGCGCGTGACGATGATGGTCAACACGCTGTTCCCGCTCTTCATGCAGAAGCCCGAGCTTCTGCCGCAGGAATGGCGCCAGGAAGTCGACGCGGTGCAGAGCGACACGGAACTCGCGCGGCTGGTTCTGGATTATGTCGCAGGCATGACCGATCGCTTCGCGATCCAGGAATACAAACGGCTCTGCACCTGA
- a CDS encoding HesB/IscA family protein encodes MSLTLPPKVTPRAFARLAEINASTGEEKVLRVAIEGGGCSGFQYDITLDEPAEDDVVLKGEGGAVVIDPVSLPFLENATIDFTEELIGARFVIDNPNATSSCGCGVSFSL; translated from the coding sequence ATGTCCCTCACGCTCCCCCCGAAAGTCACGCCCCGCGCCTTTGCCCGCCTTGCCGAGATCAACGCGAGCACCGGCGAGGAGAAGGTGCTGCGCGTCGCGATCGAAGGCGGCGGATGCTCCGGTTTCCAGTACGACATCACCCTCGACGAACCGGCCGAGGACGACGTGGTCCTCAAGGGCGAGGGCGGCGCGGTGGTGATCGACCCGGTCTCCCTGCCCTTCCTCGAGAACGCGACCATCGACTTCACCGAAGAGTTGATCGGTGCCCGTTTCGTCATCGACAATCCCAACGCCACCTCCTCCTGCGGCTGCGGCGTGTCCTTCTCGCTTTAG
- a CDS encoding NAD(P)/FAD-dependent oxidoreductase, producing MEQFDTIILGAGAAGLFCAGFAAAKGGRVLVVDHARRAAEKVRISGGGRCNFTNLHAGPENFLSANPHFAKSALARYTQWDFLDLLGRHRIGWHEKTLGQLFCDGKSQTIIDMLLAEARAAEIRLATTVDEIAHDGTGFRLTLSGRPAHARHLVVATGGKSIPKIGASGLGYRIAEQFGLPVTDTRPGLVPLTFAPQELDWIAPLAGTALEARLSANGTAFDEALLFTHRGLSGPSVLQISNYWREGDAITADLLPGRDAFAALRAARQENGRRQMQTVLATLLPARLAAALAGRWSLTGNLADQPDTALAALADRLHALTLKPTGSEGYRTAEVTLGGVDTAGLSSKTMEAPPLPGLFFIGEVVDVTGWLGGYNFQWAWASAAAAGRAIAERG from the coding sequence ATGGAACAGTTCGACACGATCATCCTGGGCGCCGGTGCCGCCGGGCTTTTCTGCGCCGGGTTCGCGGCGGCGAAAGGCGGCCGGGTCCTCGTCGTGGACCACGCGCGGCGCGCGGCCGAAAAGGTGCGCATCTCCGGCGGCGGACGGTGCAATTTCACCAATCTCCACGCGGGGCCGGAAAATTTCCTCTCCGCCAATCCGCATTTCGCGAAATCCGCCCTCGCCCGCTACACCCAATGGGATTTCCTCGACCTGCTCGGCCGCCACCGCATCGGCTGGCACGAGAAGACGCTGGGACAGCTGTTCTGCGACGGAAAATCCCAGACCATCATCGACATGCTCCTGGCCGAAGCCCGCGCCGCGGAGATTCGCCTCGCGACCACGGTGGACGAGATCGCCCATGACGGGACCGGCTTTCGCCTCACCCTCTCGGGGCGCCCCGCCCATGCCCGCCATCTCGTCGTCGCGACCGGCGGCAAGAGCATTCCGAAAATCGGCGCCTCCGGCCTCGGCTACCGCATCGCCGAACAATTCGGCCTGCCCGTGACCGACACCCGCCCCGGCCTCGTCCCGCTCACCTTCGCGCCGCAGGAACTCGACTGGATCGCACCGCTCGCCGGCACCGCGCTCGAGGCGCGCCTCTCCGCCAACGGCACCGCCTTCGACGAGGCGCTTCTCTTCACCCACCGCGGCCTATCCGGCCCGTCGGTTCTCCAGATCTCGAACTACTGGCGCGAAGGCGACGCGATCACCGCCGATCTGCTGCCTGGCCGCGACGCCTTCGCCGCCCTGCGCGCCGCGCGGCAGGAGAATGGCCGGCGGCAGATGCAGACGGTGCTCGCCACCCTGCTGCCCGCCAGGCTCGCCGCGGCCCTCGCCGGGCGATGGTCCCTCACCGGCAATCTCGCCGACCAGCCCGACACGGCGCTCGCCGCCCTTGCCGACCGGCTCCACGCGCTCACGCTCAAACCGACAGGATCGGAAGGCTACCGCACCGCCGAGGTCACGCTCGGCGGGGTCGACACCGCCGGGCTGTCGTCGAAGACGATGGAGGCGCCCCCCCTGCCCGGCCTGTTCTTCATCGGCGAGGTGGTGGACGTCACCGGCTGGCTCGGCGGCTACAATTTCCAATGGGCCTGGGCCTCCGCCGCCGCGGCGGGACGCGCCATTGCCGAGCGCGGCTGA
- the xth gene encoding exodeoxyribonuclease III has protein sequence MKIASFNINGIKARAGALVDWLKEAEPDVVILQEIKSLDENFPRDLFEDLGYNVETHGQKSFNGVALLSKRPLEDVTRGLPGGAGMGRDHGDDVEARYIEATVSGEKGAIRICGLYLPNGNPVELTPEGTPVPGSKYDFKLKWFARLEARAKALLALEAPFLMAGDYNLIPQPEDAKRPEAWTEDALFRLESRTAFRRLTALGLTDALRVRNGAPGLYTFWDYQAGAFQKNDGIRIDHVLLSPQAADRLTDCQIDAHTRAKDKPSDHVPIWVELDI, from the coding sequence ATGAAGATCGCGAGCTTCAACATCAACGGCATCAAGGCCCGCGCCGGCGCACTCGTCGACTGGCTGAAAGAGGCGGAACCGGATGTCGTCATCCTTCAGGAGATCAAGTCGCTCGACGAGAACTTCCCGCGCGACCTCTTCGAGGATCTGGGCTACAACGTGGAAACCCACGGGCAGAAGAGCTTCAACGGCGTCGCGCTCCTCTCGAAACGCCCGCTCGAGGACGTGACGCGCGGCCTGCCCGGCGGCGCGGGCATGGGGCGCGACCACGGCGACGACGTGGAGGCGCGTTACATCGAGGCAACGGTGAGCGGAGAGAAGGGCGCGATCCGCATCTGCGGGCTCTACCTGCCGAACGGCAACCCGGTCGAGCTGACGCCCGAGGGGACGCCGGTTCCGGGCTCCAAATACGATTTCAAGCTCAAGTGGTTCGCCCGGCTCGAGGCGCGGGCGAAGGCGCTTCTGGCGCTCGAGGCCCCCTTCCTGATGGCCGGCGACTACAACCTCATTCCCCAGCCCGAGGACGCCAAACGCCCGGAGGCCTGGACGGAGGACGCGCTCTTCCGGCTCGAGAGCCGCACGGCCTTCCGGCGGCTGACGGCGCTCGGGCTCACCGACGCGCTGCGCGTGCGCAACGGGGCGCCGGGGCTGTATACCTTCTGGGATTACCAGGCCGGCGCCTTCCAGAAGAACGACGGCATCCGCATCGACCATGTCCTGCTGTCGCCGCAGGCCGCCGACCGGCTCACCGACTGCCAGATCGACGCCCATACGCGCGCAAAGGACAAACCGTCGGACCATGTGCCGATCTGGGTCGAGCTGGATATCTGA